The sequence GTCAGCCGCTATGCCGAGCGGGTGCATCATCCGCGTCGATTGACGACACCGATGAAACGCGTCGGCCGCAAGGGCGAAGGTCGTTTTGAACCGATTAGCTGGGACGAGGCGTTCGAGTTGGCCGCAGCACGCCTATCGGAGGTCGCGCATCGAGCGCCCGAAGCCATCATGCCGTACAGCTACGCCGGTACGATGGGCCTGGTTCAGGGCGACAGCATTGCGCAGCGATTCTTTCACACACTCGGCGCATCGCAGTTAGACCGCACGATTTGTGCAGCCGCGGGTGCAGCGGGGCTGAAATATACCTACGGCGCCAGCCTCGGCATGCTCACCGAGTTCTTCGCCGAGAGCGAGCTCATCATGATCTGGGGCTCGAATCCCATCGCGTCGAACCTGCACTTCTGGACACGTGCCCAGGAAGCCAAGCGTCGCGGTGCACGGCTGATCGCGATCGACCCGTACCGGTCGCTGACGGCGGAAAAATGCCACCAGCACATTGCACTGAAACCCGGAACCGACGGTGCTTTAGCGCTCGGCATGATCAACGTGTTGATCACGGAAAATCTGCTTGATCACGCCTACATTGCGGCCCATACGCTGGGCTTCGATGAACTCAAGGCGCGTGCGCTCAGCTATCCGCCGTCGCGTGCCGCTCAGATTTGTGGTGTCGACGAGCAGGTGATCGTCGATCTTGCGCGCCTTTACGGCAGCACGAAAAAGGCCGCGATCCGCATGAACTATGGTCTCCAGCGGGTGCGCGGCGGCGGTAACGCCGTGCGCGCAATCGCTTGCCTGCCATCGCTGACAGGCGCATGGCGCGAGCGGGCGGGCGGCGTATTGCTGTCCTCGGGCGGATGGGCGCCGGTGGATTCGCACGCATTGCAGCGCCCAGACCTGATGCCGGGCTGGCCGGGCAAGGCATCGCGTGTCATCAATATGAACGCGATCGGCGACGCACTGCTGCACCCGGGCGACGCTACGTTCGGCCCGAAGGTCGAAGCGATCATTGTTTATAACTCGAATCCAGTGGCGGTCGCGCCAGACTCTGAGCGGGTCGCCGCAGGGTTTGCACGCGAAGACCTGTTCACGATCGTGCTCGAGCACTTTCAGACCGACACCGCGGACTACGCCGATCTGCTTCTGCCAGCTACGACGCAACTCGAGCACTTGGATGTGCACAAGTCGTACGGGCACACGCACGTCATGGTTAACCTGCCGGCGATCGCGCCAGTCGGCGATGCGCGCCCGAATACGGAAATCTTTCGCGGCCTGGCGCGCCACATGGGCCTGCAGGAGGCGGCGCTTTACGAGAGCGACGACGCTATCGCGCAGTCGGCATTCCGCTGGAGCGACAAAACGCTCGAAGGTGTCAGTTGGGACTCGCTAAAGAAAACCGGCTGGGCAAAGCTGAACCTGCCTGACGCGCCATTCGCCGAGGGCGGCTTTCGCACGCCGTCCGGTAAATGCGAGTTCTTCAGCGAACGCCTCGCGCAGCAAGGGCTCGATCCGTTGCCGGACTATCTACCGCCTTACGAATCCGCCGACGGCGCGCCCGGCCTCGCCGCGCGTTATCCGCTTGCGATGATCTCGCCGCCTGCCCGCAACTTCCTGAATAGCACCTTCGTGAACATCGAGAGCCTGCGCTCGACGGAAGGCGAGCCGCACCTGGACATCCATCCGTCCGACGCGCAGCAGCGAAACATCGCCGACGGTGATCAGGTGCGCATATTCAACGATCGCGGCTCGATGCAGGCGCGTGCCCGAGTCACCGACAAGGCGCGTGAAGGGCTCGTGGTCGGCCTGTCGATCTGGTGGAAGAAGCTCGCGCCCGACGGCCGCAACGCCAACCAGGTCACCAGTCAGGCGCTTACCGATCTGGGCGGATCGGCCACGTTCTACGACTGTCTCGTCGAAGTTGAGCACACCTGAAACACACTCAATAATCTTGCAGCTACGGCCTTCAATAGGTTCGAGGCTGCAGTCTAACCCAGCCGCTTTTGGCGAATAGCCACCGGGTGCCCATGCTACGATGCGTTTTTAGCACGACCATTCGAAAATAAAGGAGGAGACGCTGCATGGACAAAATCTGGCTGAAATCTTATCCGCCCGGCGTTCCCGCAGAGATCGACCCGACCCGCTATTCGTCCGTCGCCGAACTGCTCGAAGAAGCCTTCCGCGAACACCGCGCCAAACCGGCGTTCGTCTGCATGGGTAAGGCGATCAGCTACGGCGAGCTCAACACGCTCTCGCGCAAGCTTGCCGCGTGGTTTCAGTCGAAGGGCCTTGCCCGCGGCGCGCGCATCGCGATCATGATGCCGAACGTGCTGCAATATCCGGTCGCGATTGCGGCGATCTTGCGCGCGGGCTACGTGGTGGTGAATGTGAATCCGCTCTATACCCCGCGGGAGCTCGAGCACCAGCTCAAGGACAGTGGCGCGGAAGCGATCATCCTGCTCGAAAACTTCGCTGTCACGCTGCAGGCGATCGTGCGCAACACGTCGATCAAGCACGTCGTTGTCGCCGCAATGGGCGATTTGATGGGCGTGAAGGGCGCGCTGGTGAACTTCGTCGTGCGGCGCGTGAAGAAGATGGTGCCGGCGTGGAGCTTGCCGGATCACGTCAAATTCAACACGGCGATCGCCGAGGGTGGCCGCCAGAGTTTCAAGCCCGTCCAGCAAGGCCCGGACGATGTCGCGTTTCTACAGTACACGGGCGGCACGACTGGCGTGGCCAAGGGCGCGACGCTGTTGCATCGGAACCTGATCGCCAACGTGCTGCAGTCGGAAATCTGGCTCGATCCGGTTCGCGCTAACCGTACGGACATCGATCAGTTCATCACGGTTGTCGCATTGCCGCTGTATCACGTCTTTGCGCTGACGGTCTGCGGACTGCTGACGATCCGTACCGGCGGCCTCGGCGTGCTGATCCCCAATCCGCGCGACATCCCCGGCATGATCAAGGCGCTGGAAGGCTATCCGATCACGACGTTTCCGGCCGTCAACACGCTGTACAACGCGATGCTGAACAGCCCGGACTTCCACAAACTCGATTTTTCGAAGCTGATCGCAGCAAATGGCGGCGGGATGGCGGTGCAGGAGGCGGTCGCCAAGCGCTGGTTCGAGCATACGCATACACCGATCATCGAGGGCTACGGTCTATCGGAAACGTCGCCATGCGTCACCTGCAATCCGGTCACCGTCACGGAATATAGCGGCACGATCGGCTTGCCGTTGCCGTCGACCGAAATCTCGATTCGCGATGATGAAGGCAACGAGGTGCCGCTTGGCCAGCCCGGCGAAATCTGCATCCGCGGCCCGCAGGTGATGGCTGGCTACTGGAACCGACCGGAAGAGACGGCCAAGGTCATGACCCCGGACGGCTTCTTCAAGTCGGGCGACGTCGGTTTGATGAACGAAGACGGCTTCGTCAAGATCGTCGACCGGAAGAAGGACATGATTCTGGTCTCCGGCTTCAACGTCTATCCGAACGAAATCGAGGACGTGGTCGCCAAGCTGCCGGGCGTGTTCGAAGTCGCTGCGGTCGGCGTGCCGGATCAGCATTCGGGCGAAGCGGTGAAGCTCTTCGTCGTGAAGAAAGACCAGGCACTTACCGATGCGGACATCTTCGCGTACTGCAAAACGCAGTTGACCGGCTACAAGCGGCCGAAGATCGTCGAATTCCGGACTGAACTGCCCAAGAGTAATGTCGGCAAGATTCTGCGTCGCGAGTTGCGTGACGGCCGGGCATAAGCGTATCAAGCGCATCAACCCCAACGGCTTGAACAGCGCCGACATGAAGTAATGCATTGCGGGAAGAAAGAGAAAGGCCCGGCAGACGAAAGTCTGCCGGGCCTTTCTCTTTGAGCCGTCGTCTCCTCGCAAATCAGCCGACAGTGCACGGCGCGGCCATAAAAAAAGGCGCCCGAAGGCGCCTTTGAGGCAAACTGCTTTATTACGACTTATTAGAACTTGTGGCGGATGCCGATGCGAGCCGTGAACTGGTTCTGGTTCGACGAACCCGTCAGGCCGTTGATGCCAGCCGTTGCGGCAGTCACACCCGTGCCTGCTTCGTTCAGCACTTCGCCCAGAGCGTGTTGGTACACACCAATCACGTACACGTCGGTACGCTTGGACAGGAAGTAGTCCACGCCAACCGCGCCTTGGTGGTACTGGGCACGCGATGCGCCTTCGATGGTCGCGCCGCGCGTGTAGTCATACGCTGCGCCGACCAGCAATGCCGGGGTCAACTGATACTTGAAGTTCAGTTCGGCGTTGTTAAACGTAGCCGATTGACCCTTGACCGTCGGCTGTGCAAACGCCATGCCCAGGTTTGCGAAACGGATGTTCGAGTACGTCAGGCCAATCGTTGCCGCGCCGAACGTGTATGCACCACCCGCACCGATCACCTGGTACGTGTTAGCCGACGTGTAGGCGCCATAGACCGGCGACGTCACTGCTGCGTCCGCTGCTGTAGCCGTGCCACCGTTGTTGAACAGGCCACCCGATGCTGCCGGGGTGCGTGCGTTCAAGTAGCCGACGCCCAAGACCAACGGACCGTTGTTGTAGCCAGCGCCCAACGACCAGATCTGGTTGCCGGTGACGTTGCCTGCCTGGCCGCCGAAGCTGTACGTGCCGCCGAACGTCAGGCCGTTGTAGTTAACGCTCGTGTACTTGACCGTGTTGTTGGTGCGGTACGCGTTGTTGAAGTTGTCGATGTCGCCCGGGTGAGCAGCGATGTAGCCGCCCCACTGGTCGCCGGCTTCCAGCGGACCAACGTAGTCGACGACGGAGTCGTACTGACGACCCAGCGTGACCGTACCGAACTGGCTCGACAGGCCAACGTAAGCTTGACGACCGAACATCAGGCCGCCTTGACCCAGCTTGCCGGTGTTCACGTCAAAGCCGTTTTCCAACACGAAGATTGCCTTCAGACCGCCGCCCAGATCTTCCGTGCCGCGCAGGCCGAAACGCGAGCCTTGCAGAACGCCGCTGGACAGGTTGTACAGGTGCTTGCCACCCGAATTGGTGTTGATGTTGAAGCCTTCGTCAATGATACCGTACAGGGTCACGCTGCTCTGAGCATGTGCGACGCCTGCGAATGCGCCCAGTGCTGCGAGAGCGAGAAGCGACTTTTTCATCGAATGATCTCCAAGGATTACGAATCTTTTGTACAAGGCGAATATTTGTCTAGCGTTGAGGCCTTGCTTGTCCAACTTCGCGAGAAGTTGCACGTAATGTAACAAAAGGCATACATGGCACAAAGCAAAAGGAGAGGACCAGGACGGTTCCTGTTTCGTTTACGCAACATGGTCTAAAATCAAAAATTGGCCGCCAGAATTGTTGGAATTCAAGGTCTCCGTGACCTTGGTTTTGCCCCGCAAAGCCTTGTCACACGGACCTGCCAGTGCGGCGCGGCGGTTGTCGAATCAGGGAGTGCTGAATGTTTCTGGACGAGTTGATTAGCGAGTTTGATCGGGGTTTACGCTCAATGACCGGCGTGTCGCGGATGAGTCGTCCATTGCCAGTTCCGCAAGAATCGGCGGCGGAGCCTGTCGAGCTCTCCCCGGCGGAACGTGCGCATGCGGCTGGCTTGATGCGTGTGAATCACGTCGGTGAGGTGTGCGCCCAAGCGCTTTACCAGGCTCAGAAACTCGCTACCCGGTCGCCGTCTTTGCGGGCTGTGTTTAATCATGCTGCCATCGAAGAAGAGGATCATCTGGCGTGGACCGCCAAACGCCTCGAGGCGCTCGATTCGCGTCCAAGCCTGTTGAACCCGCTCTGGTATACAGGTGCGCTGGCAATCGGCCTCGCGGCGGGCCGCCTGGGTGATCGGGTGAGTCTCGGCTTCATGGCCGAAACCGAGCGCCAGGTCGAACAGCATCTGGATAGCCATCTGGACCAGTTACCCGCGGCAGACCGTGAGTCGCGTGCGATCGTCGAACAGATGCGCGTGGACGAAGCGGAGCACGGTAAATCCGCGATGGACGCAGGCGGCGTCGAATTGCCGTTCCCAGCGCGTGCGCTGATGCGTGCGGTATCGAAAGTGATGACACGCACGGCCTATTACCTATAAGTTCGAGACTTCTGCTCACGCACGCTTGAGAGTGGGACGGCGCCTCGCGCGCCGTCCGTCCGACATACCCGGAACGCCAGCCAACACCTCCCGATCCCGCTTCACGATCTCTTACATTCCGCGCCTTTCCCTCGCACTTTTCACGTATCACCTTCACAAGTTTCACTAGCTCATTCATTTATAACGGTTTTCCGTTTTATGTCTGACGTGAAGGAGTCGCGCTAAGTCCTTGTTCTAACAAACAAAATTCGCTCGAAAAGCGCGTATCTCCCTTGACCCCTGTTTAGCGTTCCTCTAAAGTGGGAGACAGTGTGAGAAAGTGTATTTTTGTGTGATCTCGCGGGTGGTTTCGGGTAGATTTTCACGAATCGGGCAGCCGGCGCAAAAACGCCGCGAGCGACTAGGTTGCATGGGACCGGACTACAGCGCCAAAGCGCTAACTCCGGTCGACCGCAGCGAACTGCATGGGACCGGAGTAAAGCGCTAAAGCGCTAACTCCGGTCGACAAGGGAGAGCGAAGTGTTCCAAGGGGCGTCGGCGCTGACGCTCGATGCGAAAGGGCGGATGTCGATTCCCTCTCGCTATCGGGATGCGCTGCAAACACAGGCAGAGGGCCGGGTGACGATCACCAAGCACCCGGACGGCTGCCTGTTGCTCTTTCCGCGCCCGGAGTGGGAGATCTTCCGCGACAAGGTCGACAAGCTGCCTATGAACGCGGCCTGGTGGAAACGCATTTTTCTCGGCAATGCCATGGACGTCGATATGGACGGCGCGGGCCGCGTGCTCGTGTCGCCGGAATTGCGCGCGGCCGGTTCGCTGGAGAAAGAAGTGAACCTGCTCGGCATGGGTCGTCATTTTGAGTTGTGGGACGCACAAATTTACGCAGCAAAGGAACAGGCAGCGATCGCCGAGGGCATGCCCGAAGCGTTAAAGAATTTCACGTTCTGATCGCGGACTACATATATGGCACCTGCGATGGGAAATGAATTGCAGCATCGCACGGTGCTGCTGGAAGAGGCGGTCAACGCGCTGGTTACACGCGCGGACGGCGTTTATGTGGACGGTACGTTTGGGCGCGGCGGTCATAGCCGTCTGGTGCTGGAGAAGCTGGGTGAAGCGGGGCGTCTGATTGCGTTCGACAAGGATCCGCTCGCCATTGCCACGGCTCAGCAGATTACCGATCCGCGCTTTGGCATCGTGCATGAGAGTTTTGCTTCACTGCGTGACGCGATTGCGGAGCGCGGGGTAGGGCGGGTGTCGGGCGTGTTGCTGGATCTGGGCGTGTCGTCGCCGCAAGTCGACGATCCGGAGCGGGGCTTCAGCTTTCGCGCCGACGGCCCACTCGACATGCGGATGGACCCGACGCGCGGCGAGTCTGCTGCTGACTGGTTGGCGCGGGCCACGGTGCAGGAACTGACGGAGGTGATACGAGATTATGGGGAAGAACGGTTTGCTTTTCAGATTGCAAAGGCGCTTGCTGCTCGCCGGGCAGAGTCCGACCGTCTTGGGCCTCTCGTCAGCACGGGCGAGCTTGCCCAAATCGTGGCTAACGTCGTCAAAACCCGTGAGAAGGGCAAGGATCCGGCAACCCGCACCTTTCAAGCTATACGGATTCACATCAATCAAGAGCTTGCGGAGCTGCAAGTCGTTTTAGAAGCAGCGTTGTCGCTGTTGGAGCAAGGGGGGCGGCTGGTGGTCATCAGCTTTCATTCGCTCGAGGATCGGATCGTCAAGCGATTCATGCAGGCGCACGCCAGTACGCCTGCGGTCGATCGCCGTCTGCCGATCCGTGCAGTCGATCTGCCGAGCCCTCCGCTCAAAATCATCGGCCGCGTGTTCGCCAGCGACGCTGAAGTCGCCGCGAACCCGCGCGCCCGTTCTGCCGTGATGCGTGTGGCGGAGCGGATTGCACCATGAATCGCCTCAATATCTTCCTGCTGATGATCGTGATGGGCTGCGCTTTGTCTGTCGTCAACGCAACCAATCAGCAGCGTCAGATCTTTATCCAGTTGCAGCGCGCGCAATCGCAGGAGCACCAGCTGCAGCAGGATTATTCACAGCTTCAATATCAGCAGAGCGCGTTGTCGAAGACGTCGCGCATCGAGCAGATCGCCACTGATTCTCTGAAGATGCAATCGGTTACGACCGGGCGCACCCAGTACCTGACGCTCGACCCGGGCGCCGCCAAGGCTGAGGACGCGCCGATTCCGACTTCCGGCCCGGCCTCGGCGCCGGTTGCGACTCGTCGCGGAGGCGTGCGATGAAAAAATCGTCGACTCGCAAAAGCGTCGCCTTTTCGGCGAACCCGATTCTGTCGGTGCGCTTGCCCATGTGGCGCTCGAAACTCGTCGTGTTCATGCTGTTCATGGCGTTCGTCGCGCTGGCCGGGCGCGCCTTCTGGATTCAGGGGCCGGGCAACGCTTTCTATCAGAAGCAGGGCGAGATCCGCTATCAGCGCCGGCTCGAACTGCCGGCCACGCGTGGCAAGATTCTCGACCGCAACGGCCTCGTGCTCGCCACGAGTCTGCCGGTG comes from Burkholderia sp. GAS332 and encodes:
- a CDS encoding Anaerobic selenocysteine-containing dehydrogenase, with protein sequence MNAPTEFARAVCPHDCPDTCAMRVTVEDGRAIKVVGDPDHPPTQGALCTKVSRYAERVHHPRRLTTPMKRVGRKGEGRFEPISWDEAFELAAARLSEVAHRAPEAIMPYSYAGTMGLVQGDSIAQRFFHTLGASQLDRTICAAAGAAGLKYTYGASLGMLTEFFAESELIMIWGSNPIASNLHFWTRAQEAKRRGARLIAIDPYRSLTAEKCHQHIALKPGTDGALALGMINVLITENLLDHAYIAAHTLGFDELKARALSYPPSRAAQICGVDEQVIVDLARLYGSTKKAAIRMNYGLQRVRGGGNAVRAIACLPSLTGAWRERAGGVLLSSGGWAPVDSHALQRPDLMPGWPGKASRVINMNAIGDALLHPGDATFGPKVEAIIVYNSNPVAVAPDSERVAAGFAREDLFTIVLEHFQTDTADYADLLLPATTQLEHLDVHKSYGHTHVMVNLPAIAPVGDARPNTEIFRGLARHMGLQEAALYESDDAIAQSAFRWSDKTLEGVSWDSLKKTGWAKLNLPDAPFAEGGFRTPSGKCEFFSERLAQQGLDPLPDYLPPYESADGAPGLAARYPLAMISPPARNFLNSTFVNIESLRSTEGEPHLDIHPSDAQQRNIADGDQVRIFNDRGSMQARARVTDKAREGLVVGLSIWWKKLAPDGRNANQVTSQALTDLGGSATFYDCLVEVEHT
- a CDS encoding long-chain acyl-CoA synthetase — protein: MDKIWLKSYPPGVPAEIDPTRYSSVAELLEEAFREHRAKPAFVCMGKAISYGELNTLSRKLAAWFQSKGLARGARIAIMMPNVLQYPVAIAAILRAGYVVVNVNPLYTPRELEHQLKDSGAEAIILLENFAVTLQAIVRNTSIKHVVVAAMGDLMGVKGALVNFVVRRVKKMVPAWSLPDHVKFNTAIAEGGRQSFKPVQQGPDDVAFLQYTGGTTGVAKGATLLHRNLIANVLQSEIWLDPVRANRTDIDQFITVVALPLYHVFALTVCGLLTIRTGGLGVLIPNPRDIPGMIKALEGYPITTFPAVNTLYNAMLNSPDFHKLDFSKLIAANGGGMAVQEAVAKRWFEHTHTPIIEGYGLSETSPCVTCNPVTVTEYSGTIGLPLPSTEISIRDDEGNEVPLGQPGEICIRGPQVMAGYWNRPEETAKVMTPDGFFKSGDVGLMNEDGFVKIVDRKKDMILVSGFNVYPNEIEDVVAKLPGVFEVAAVGVPDQHSGEAVKLFVVKKDQALTDADIFAYCKTQLTGYKRPKIVEFRTELPKSNVGKILRRELRDGRA
- a CDS encoding Outer membrane protein (porin), whose translation is MKKSLLALAALGAFAGVAHAQSSVTLYGIIDEGFNINTNSGGKHLYNLSSGVLQGSRFGLRGTEDLGGGLKAIFVLENGFDVNTGKLGQGGLMFGRQAYVGLSSQFGTVTLGRQYDSVVDYVGPLEAGDQWGGYIAAHPGDIDNFNNAYRTNNTVKYTSVNYNGLTFGGTYSFGGQAGNVTGNQIWSLGAGYNNGPLVLGVGYLNARTPAASGGLFNNGGTATAADAAVTSPVYGAYTSANTYQVIGAGGAYTFGAATIGLTYSNIRFANLGMAFAQPTVKGQSATFNNAELNFKYQLTPALLVGAAYDYTRGATIEGASRAQYHQGAVGVDYFLSKRTDVYVIGVYQHALGEVLNEAGTGVTAATAGINGLTGSSNQNQFTARIGIRHKF
- a CDS encoding ubiquinone biosynthesis monooxygenase Coq7, whose protein sequence is MFLDELISEFDRGLRSMTGVSRMSRPLPVPQESAAEPVELSPAERAHAAGLMRVNHVGEVCAQALYQAQKLATRSPSLRAVFNHAAIEEEDHLAWTAKRLEALDSRPSLLNPLWYTGALAIGLAAGRLGDRVSLGFMAETERQVEQHLDSHLDQLPAADRESRAIVEQMRVDEAEHGKSAMDAGGVELPFPARALMRAVSKVMTRTAYYL
- a CDS encoding MraZ protein translates to MFQGASALTLDAKGRMSIPSRYRDALQTQAEGRVTITKHPDGCLLLFPRPEWEIFRDKVDKLPMNAAWWKRIFLGNAMDVDMDGAGRVLVSPELRAAGSLEKEVNLLGMGRHFELWDAQIYAAKEQAAIAEGMPEALKNFTF
- a CDS encoding 16S rRNA (cytosine1402-N4)-methyltransferase, which codes for MAPAMGNELQHRTVLLEEAVNALVTRADGVYVDGTFGRGGHSRLVLEKLGEAGRLIAFDKDPLAIATAQQITDPRFGIVHESFASLRDAIAERGVGRVSGVLLDLGVSSPQVDDPERGFSFRADGPLDMRMDPTRGESAADWLARATVQELTEVIRDYGEERFAFQIAKALAARRAESDRLGPLVSTGELAQIVANVVKTREKGKDPATRTFQAIRIHINQELAELQVVLEAALSLLEQGGRLVVISFHSLEDRIVKRFMQAHASTPAVDRRLPIRAVDLPSPPLKIIGRVFASDAEVAANPRARSAVMRVAERIAP
- a CDS encoding cell division protein FtsL; this encodes MNRLNIFLLMIVMGCALSVVNATNQQRQIFIQLQRAQSQEHQLQQDYSQLQYQQSALSKTSRIEQIATDSLKMQSVTTGRTQYLTLDPGAAKAEDAPIPTSGPASAPVATRRGGVR